The proteins below come from a single Gordonia sp. X0973 genomic window:
- a CDS encoding DUF3145 domain-containing protein yields the protein MRNLSQLADYATGVVYIHAAPVALCPHVEWALSSTLDVPARLKWSPQDAEPGMQRATADWVGPVGTAARLVTALREWSSLRFEVTEDPSDGVDGLRFSYVPGLGLWHGSTGANGDVILGEMQIRALMDAQPDGRGLSGELHAALGTAWDNELENYRLGSVGAEATWLAQRVG from the coding sequence GTGCGCAATCTGTCTCAGCTTGCGGACTACGCGACAGGCGTGGTGTACATCCATGCCGCTCCTGTCGCCTTGTGCCCACATGTCGAGTGGGCGTTGTCGTCGACCCTTGACGTGCCCGCGCGCCTCAAGTGGTCGCCGCAGGATGCCGAGCCGGGCATGCAGCGGGCCACCGCCGACTGGGTCGGCCCGGTCGGCACCGCCGCACGCCTGGTCACCGCGCTGCGCGAATGGTCCTCGCTGCGCTTCGAGGTGACCGAGGATCCCAGCGACGGTGTGGACGGCCTGCGGTTCAGCTATGTCCCCGGCCTCGGTTTGTGGCACGGCTCGACCGGCGCCAACGGCGACGTGATCCTGGGGGAGATGCAGATCCGGGCGCTCATGGACGCGCAGCCCGACGGCCGCGGCCTATCCGGCGAGCTGCACGCGGCCCTCGGCACGGCATGGGACAACGAACTGGAGAACTACCGCCTCGGCTCCGTGGGAGCAGAGGCGACCTGGCTTGCCCAGCGGGTGGGGTGA
- a CDS encoding serine hydrolase, translating to MLQQLAQWPVDNVAGALIGPAGVIETFGDTGRAFALASVTKPLVASAVLVAVEEGAIELDTPAGPPGSTVAHLLAHASGLAFDSAEQLAPVGTQRIYSSYGFELVAKTVAEATEIAFPDYLAQAVAEPLGMTTTTLDGPAGHGATSCVDDLARYAGDLLAPRIVAPETARSARSVWFPGLDGFVPGYGRHRPCDWGLGFEIRGHKSPHWTASSASPETFGHFGQSGTFLWVDPVRRAACVVLTDRAFGAWAKPLWSDFNDDICARLDGGG from the coding sequence GTGCTGCAGCAACTTGCACAGTGGCCGGTCGACAACGTCGCCGGCGCGCTGATCGGCCCGGCCGGTGTCATCGAGACCTTCGGTGACACCGGCCGGGCCTTCGCGTTGGCGTCGGTGACCAAGCCGCTCGTCGCCTCGGCCGTGCTGGTCGCGGTGGAGGAGGGGGCGATCGAACTCGACACGCCGGCCGGTCCACCGGGATCCACGGTCGCGCACCTGCTCGCGCACGCGTCGGGCCTGGCCTTCGACTCGGCCGAACAGCTCGCGCCGGTGGGCACCCAGCGCATCTACTCGTCCTACGGGTTCGAACTCGTGGCGAAGACCGTGGCGGAGGCCACCGAGATCGCGTTCCCGGACTACCTGGCGCAAGCCGTGGCGGAGCCGCTGGGGATGACGACGACGACGCTGGACGGCCCGGCCGGTCACGGCGCGACCTCCTGCGTCGATGACCTCGCCCGGTATGCCGGCGACCTGCTCGCGCCGCGGATCGTCGCGCCGGAGACGGCCCGCAGCGCGCGGTCGGTCTGGTTTCCCGGCCTCGACGGCTTCGTCCCCGGCTACGGCCGACACCGGCCCTGCGACTGGGGATTGGGTTTCGAGATCCGGGGACACAAGTCGCCGCACTGGACGGCGAGCAGTGCGTCGCCGGAGACCTTCGGCCACTTCGGGCAGTCCGGCACCTTCCTGTGGGTCGACCCGGTCCGGCGGGCCGCCTGCGTCGTGCTCACCGACCGGGCCTTCGGGGCGTGGGCCAAGCCGCTGTGGAGCGATTTCAACGACGACATCTGTGCGCGTCTCGACGGCGGGGGATGA
- a CDS encoding NDMA-dependent alcohol dehydrogenase, with amino-acid sequence MKTKGALLRELNTPWKIEEIDIGDPKAHEVKIKMGAAGMCHSDHHLMTGGIPMGGFPILGGHEGAGTIEEVGEGVTDFEVGDHVVLSFIPSCGKCPSCEAGQANLCDFGMYLLQGEAVSDHTFRIHTADGENVYPMTLLGTFSPYMVVHEASVVKIDKEIPFEVAALCGCGIPTGFGSSTRSADIRPGEDVAIIGVGGVGTAALQGAVLAGARNIFAVDPVEWKREQALKFGATKAYATIEEAMGDVAGITAGGMCKKVVVTVGEVHGTDIDNWMNLTSKGGTCVLTGMGSMLDNQVTLNYSMLTLMQKNLQGSIFGGANPKLDIPMLLSLFKAGKLNITDMITREYRLDQINEGYQDMLDGKNIRGVIRYTEEDW; translated from the coding sequence GTGAAGACTAAAGGTGCGCTGCTGCGAGAGCTCAATACGCCGTGGAAGATCGAAGAGATCGACATCGGCGACCCGAAGGCCCACGAGGTCAAGATCAAGATGGGCGCCGCGGGCATGTGCCACTCCGACCATCACCTGATGACCGGCGGCATCCCGATGGGCGGCTTCCCGATTCTCGGCGGCCACGAGGGCGCCGGGACCATCGAGGAGGTCGGCGAAGGCGTCACCGACTTCGAGGTCGGCGACCACGTCGTCCTCTCGTTCATCCCCTCCTGCGGCAAGTGTCCCTCGTGTGAGGCCGGACAGGCCAACCTCTGCGACTTCGGCATGTACCTCCTGCAGGGCGAGGCGGTCTCCGACCACACGTTCCGCATCCACACCGCCGACGGTGAGAACGTCTACCCGATGACCCTGCTGGGCACCTTCAGCCCGTACATGGTGGTCCACGAGGCCTCGGTGGTGAAGATCGACAAGGAGATCCCGTTCGAGGTCGCCGCGCTGTGTGGCTGCGGCATCCCCACCGGCTTCGGATCGTCGACGCGCAGCGCCGACATCCGCCCCGGTGAAGACGTCGCGATCATCGGCGTGGGCGGCGTCGGCACCGCCGCGCTGCAGGGTGCGGTCCTCGCTGGCGCGCGGAACATCTTCGCCGTCGACCCCGTCGAGTGGAAGCGCGAGCAGGCCCTCAAGTTCGGTGCGACGAAGGCCTACGCGACCATCGAAGAGGCGATGGGCGACGTCGCGGGCATCACCGCCGGCGGCATGTGCAAGAAGGTCGTCGTCACCGTCGGCGAGGTACACGGCACCGACATCGACAACTGGATGAACCTGACGTCCAAGGGCGGCACCTGCGTGCTGACCGGCATGGGCAGCATGCTCGACAACCAGGTCACCCTCAACTACTCGATGCTGACGCTGATGCAGAAGAACCTGCAGGGCTCGATCTTCGGCGGCGCGAACCCGAAGCTCGACATCCCGATGCTGCTGTCGCTGTTCAAGGCGGGCAAACTCAACATCACCGACATGATCACCCGCGAATACCGGCTCGACCAGATCAACGAGGGCTACCAGGACATGCTCGACGGGAAGAACATCCGCGGCGTCATCCGGTACACCGAAGAGGATTGGTGA
- the fadD5 gene encoding fatty-acid--CoA ligase FadD5 produces MPVSPVEDRTAEPLRSSRNHWNNQVRRHALMKPEAPALRFLGAETSWRTLDERVRAFAGALHRRGVAFGDRVMILMLNRSEYVEAVLAANLIGAIAVPVNFRMAPAEVGFLVADSGARWIITETALAPLADGVAAASGAIDTIVTVGEAGDGHLRFEDLMDEDAADLPAIDVPEDTVALIMYTSGTTGKPKGAMLTHQNLQAQAMTCLDALGTRPDDIGSCVAPMFHIAALGAMTPLLYAGALSVIHPLGAFDPNDLLDTIEREGTTSIFLVPAQWQAVCAAQQAKPRELKLRVISWGAAPASDTVLNAMSATFPDAMNVAVFGQTEMSPITCVLEGKDALRKLGSVGRVVPSVVARIVDPAGDDVPDGQVGEIVYRGPQLMAGYWQNPRGTADAFAGGWFHSGDLVRRDAEGFVYVVDRAKDMIISGGENIYCAEVENVLFAHPRISEAAIIGRADDKWGEVPVAVVVVADGGDLTLAELEPYLNENLARYKHPKDLVIVDELPRNAGGKVVKPTLRSSYGSKDEGLHS; encoded by the coding sequence ATGCCCGTTTCACCGGTCGAGGATCGCACCGCCGAGCCGCTGCGCTCGAGCCGTAACCACTGGAACAACCAGGTCCGCCGCCACGCGCTGATGAAACCCGAGGCTCCCGCGCTGCGGTTCCTCGGTGCCGAGACGTCGTGGCGGACCCTCGACGAGCGGGTGCGCGCCTTCGCCGGTGCCCTGCACCGCCGAGGCGTCGCCTTCGGCGACCGGGTGATGATCCTCATGCTCAACCGCTCGGAATACGTCGAGGCGGTCCTCGCGGCGAACCTCATCGGGGCGATCGCGGTGCCGGTCAACTTCCGGATGGCGCCGGCCGAGGTGGGCTTCCTCGTCGCCGACAGCGGTGCCCGCTGGATCATCACCGAGACGGCGTTGGCCCCGCTGGCCGACGGGGTGGCGGCGGCGAGCGGTGCTATCGACACCATCGTCACCGTCGGCGAGGCCGGCGACGGTCACCTGCGGTTCGAGGATCTGATGGACGAGGACGCGGCGGATCTGCCGGCGATCGACGTGCCCGAGGACACGGTGGCGCTGATCATGTACACGTCGGGCACCACCGGAAAGCCCAAGGGGGCGATGCTCACCCACCAGAACCTGCAGGCCCAGGCGATGACCTGTCTGGACGCACTCGGCACCCGGCCGGACGACATCGGTTCCTGCGTCGCGCCGATGTTCCACATCGCCGCGCTCGGCGCGATGACCCCGCTGCTCTACGCGGGTGCGCTCTCGGTGATCCACCCGCTGGGCGCCTTCGACCCGAACGACCTGTTGGACACCATCGAGCGCGAGGGGACGACGTCGATCTTCCTGGTCCCGGCGCAGTGGCAGGCGGTGTGTGCGGCGCAGCAGGCCAAGCCCCGCGAGTTGAAGCTGCGCGTGATCAGCTGGGGTGCGGCTCCCGCGTCGGACACGGTGTTGAACGCGATGAGCGCGACCTTCCCCGACGCGATGAACGTCGCCGTGTTCGGGCAGACCGAGATGTCGCCGATCACCTGCGTCCTGGAGGGCAAGGACGCGCTGCGCAAGCTCGGCTCGGTGGGCCGGGTGGTGCCGTCGGTCGTCGCGCGGATCGTCGATCCGGCCGGTGACGACGTGCCCGACGGACAGGTCGGCGAGATCGTCTACCGCGGCCCGCAGTTGATGGCGGGGTATTGGCAGAACCCGCGCGGCACGGCCGACGCCTTCGCCGGCGGCTGGTTCCACTCCGGCGACCTCGTCCGCCGCGACGCGGAGGGCTTCGTCTACGTCGTCGACCGCGCCAAGGACATGATCATCTCCGGCGGCGAGAACATCTACTGCGCCGAGGTGGAGAACGTGCTGTTCGCACACCCGCGGATCAGCGAGGCGGCCATCATCGGGCGCGCCGACGACAAGTGGGGCGAGGTGCCCGTGGCCGTCGTGGTCGTCGCCGACGGCGGCGACCTGACGCTCGCCGAACTCGAGCCGTACTTGAACGAGAACCTGGCCCGCTACAAGCATCCGAAGGATCTCGTCATCGTCGACGAACTGCCGCGCAATGCCGGAGGCAAGGTCGTGAAACCGACGTTGCGCAGCAGTTATGGCAGCAAGGACGAGGGGTTGCACAGCTGA
- a CDS encoding enoyl-CoA hydratase-related protein, translating into MTDSAELLATVDDGGIARLTINRPDRMNALSGPVSLAIRAALDEWAQRDDIRVVVITGVGGSFSAGADITDMAAANSGDAGASVDEASAQGIIANGSELARSVRRIPVPVVSAVDGAAVGIGASLALGADLVYATSRAYFLFPFVNIGLMPDGGASMLVAASVGRARANALLLLGEKFRAAAAFDAGLVTEVVADEPALRARVDEVVAKLATKPASALRTTKAASDAITMAAFESALGHELAGQVALLQSPEFQVTLAAFAKHSG; encoded by the coding sequence GTGACCGATTCCGCTGAGCTCCTGGCCACCGTCGACGACGGTGGAATCGCCCGACTGACCATCAACCGCCCGGATCGGATGAACGCGCTGAGCGGTCCGGTCTCATTGGCCATCCGTGCCGCGCTCGACGAATGGGCACAGCGCGACGACATCCGCGTCGTCGTGATCACCGGGGTCGGCGGCAGCTTCTCGGCGGGCGCCGACATCACCGACATGGCCGCGGCGAACAGCGGCGACGCGGGCGCTTCGGTCGACGAGGCCAGCGCCCAGGGCATCATCGCCAACGGCTCCGAGCTGGCCCGTTCCGTGCGGCGGATCCCCGTGCCGGTGGTGTCGGCGGTCGACGGGGCGGCCGTGGGAATCGGCGCCTCCCTGGCCCTCGGCGCCGACCTCGTCTATGCGACGAGTCGCGCGTACTTCCTGTTCCCGTTCGTCAACATCGGCCTGATGCCTGACGGCGGCGCCAGCATGTTGGTGGCGGCGTCGGTCGGACGGGCGCGCGCCAACGCGCTGCTGCTCCTGGGCGAGAAATTCCGCGCAGCCGCCGCCTTCGACGCCGGTCTGGTGACCGAGGTCGTCGCGGACGAGCCGGCGCTGCGCGCCCGGGTCGACGAGGTGGTGGCCAAGCTCGCGACCAAGCCCGCGTCGGCGCTGCGCACGACCAAAGCCGCTTCCGATGCGATCACGATGGCCGCATTCGAGTCCGCGCTGGGCCACGAGTTGGCCGGCCAAGTCGCGCTCCTGCAATCGCCGGAGTTCCAGGTCACCCTGGCCGCGTTCGCCAAGCATTCCGGCTGA
- a CDS encoding acyl-CoA dehydrogenase family protein, with the protein MVEFTPEQQSFAQAVRDFCAREVGTREQRAKYTQDGPHSEELYRKMADLGWAGIIVGEEYGGAGAGNVELCIFLEEALHGMAPVGGIGPTFITAAAYERFASEELKKEVLANVVKGDSLSIAMSEPEAGSDVANLSCKAEKVDGGWKINGQKTWISNAAIASSILLIARTERTDKKHEGITQFHVPAGTKGLEIVPIETLGGREQNDLYFTDCFIPDEYVVGQVNQGWWQLMAGLNTERLILGAMQLGLAERSFDDTLKFITERKQFGKPVGTFQALRHRMADHATEIACTKLLVYDLAAKADANPTQMFPREASMVKLKSTEVSKAMTIDGMQMMGGYGYTKEFDAEALMRSAIISTVYGGTNEIQRDIIGKTYGL; encoded by the coding sequence ATGGTCGAATTCACCCCAGAACAGCAGTCGTTCGCCCAAGCGGTGCGCGACTTCTGCGCCCGCGAGGTCGGCACCCGCGAGCAGCGCGCCAAGTACACGCAGGACGGTCCGCACAGCGAGGAGCTGTACCGCAAGATGGCCGACCTCGGCTGGGCCGGCATCATCGTCGGCGAGGAATACGGCGGCGCCGGCGCGGGCAACGTCGAACTCTGCATCTTCCTCGAGGAAGCCCTGCACGGCATGGCCCCGGTCGGCGGCATCGGCCCCACCTTCATCACCGCCGCCGCCTACGAGCGCTTCGCCAGCGAGGAACTGAAGAAGGAAGTCCTGGCCAACGTCGTGAAGGGCGACTCGCTGTCCATCGCGATGAGCGAGCCCGAGGCCGGCTCGGATGTCGCGAACCTGTCCTGCAAAGCGGAGAAGGTCGACGGCGGCTGGAAGATCAACGGTCAGAAGACGTGGATCTCCAACGCGGCGATCGCCTCGTCGATCCTGCTGATCGCCCGCACCGAGCGCACCGACAAGAAGCACGAGGGCATCACCCAGTTCCACGTGCCCGCCGGCACCAAGGGCCTGGAGATCGTGCCGATCGAGACCCTCGGCGGTCGCGAGCAGAACGACCTCTACTTCACCGACTGCTTCATCCCCGACGAGTACGTCGTCGGCCAGGTGAACCAGGGCTGGTGGCAGCTGATGGCCGGCCTGAACACCGAGCGTCTGATCCTGGGCGCCATGCAGCTGGGCCTGGCCGAGCGCTCCTTCGACGACACGCTGAAGTTCATCACCGAGCGCAAGCAGTTCGGCAAGCCGGTCGGCACGTTCCAGGCGTTGCGGCACCGCATGGCCGATCACGCCACCGAGATCGCCTGCACCAAGCTGCTCGTGTACGACTTGGCCGCCAAGGCCGACGCCAACCCCACGCAGATGTTCCCGCGGGAGGCGTCGATGGTGAAGCTCAAGTCCACCGAGGTGTCCAAGGCGATGACCATCGACGGGATGCAGATGATGGGCGGCTATGGCTACACCAAGGAGTTCGACGCCGAGGCGCTGATGCGCAGTGCGATCATCTCGACCGTCTACGGCGGTACCAACGAGATCCAGCGCGACATCATCGGCAAGACTTACGGGCTGTGA
- a CDS encoding GntR family transcriptional regulator: MTGDFRPGDPIRMDETAAELGVSVTPVREALLTLRGEGMVNLAPHRGYVVADLSRTDVEDIFWLQGQIAVKIALRTADMVSPEDVELLTACNERLRAAVGSGDVDEIVDAEFDFHRTHNRISASDKLAWFLFNATHYTPHRIYAADPDWGSVAVDSHARLIDGYRTGDRALIVEQVQRQFDDGAARLVARLSAAGIWDPEPRG; the protein is encoded by the coding sequence ATGACCGGCGACTTCCGCCCCGGCGACCCCATCCGCATGGATGAAACGGCCGCCGAACTCGGGGTCAGCGTCACGCCGGTGCGCGAGGCTCTGCTCACGCTGCGGGGCGAGGGGATGGTGAACCTCGCCCCGCACCGCGGGTACGTCGTGGCCGACCTCTCGCGCACCGACGTCGAGGACATCTTCTGGCTGCAGGGCCAGATCGCGGTGAAGATCGCGCTGCGCACCGCCGACATGGTCTCCCCCGAAGACGTCGAACTGCTCACCGCCTGCAACGAACGGCTGCGCGCGGCGGTGGGTTCCGGCGACGTCGACGAGATCGTCGACGCGGAGTTCGACTTCCACCGCACCCATAACCGCATCTCGGCCAGCGACAAGCTGGCGTGGTTCCTGTTCAACGCGACGCACTACACCCCGCACCGGATCTACGCCGCCGATCCCGACTGGGGTTCGGTGGCCGTCGACAGCCACGCCCGCCTCATCGACGGGTACCGCACCGGCGATCGCGCGCTGATCGTCGAGCAGGTGCAGCGCCAATTCGACGACGGTGCCGCGCGCCTGGTCGCCCGGCTCTCCGCAGCCGGCATCTGGGATCCCGAGCCACGCGGCTGA
- a CDS encoding threonine/serine exporter ThrE family protein, with protein MRDLLRRGMDRVFGTRPATIDTIEPGSIVIAPRKPIDLRDEAAITEVLDLALRIGAVLLDAGTGAVDTRHQVEFVANIYGLEDVDVDVTFNTILICARRGSTLPPITASRTVYYRSLDFTRLAQMDRLVRKIRRLSITPATAHGIVDDITEAPHPYPRWVATLAWGLMALGVGIFLGGTWVVWLTAFATSVVIIEVNRRLNRIGTPPFFQQMAGGFLAVLPAALLNPVLESSGLGFRPTQIIAAGIIVLLSGLTLVGAVQDAITGAPITGTARFTEVVVMTGGIMIGVALSIRFVGLFDVHLPALTAVPPFGAADVPARVVGGAIAAFAFALASYAERRALPAAFVAGAIGSGVTAALMLTNLGPVFGYAAAATIVGLVGGIAARRSLTPPLVIAVAGITPLLPGQAIYRGMYGLMTGTGGTSAMVTAFIIGVGLAAGVTLGEFIARILRRPRLPNVFTAYRRTR; from the coding sequence GTGCGTGATCTGTTGCGGCGCGGCATGGACCGAGTGTTCGGAACCCGACCCGCGACGATCGACACCATCGAGCCGGGCAGCATCGTCATCGCCCCGCGCAAGCCGATCGACCTCCGCGACGAGGCGGCGATCACCGAGGTCCTCGACCTGGCACTGCGGATCGGCGCGGTATTGCTCGACGCCGGCACCGGGGCCGTGGACACCCGACACCAGGTGGAATTCGTCGCCAACATCTACGGACTCGAAGACGTCGACGTCGACGTCACCTTCAACACCATCCTGATCTGCGCCCGGCGCGGGAGCACGTTGCCGCCGATCACCGCGTCGCGCACCGTCTACTACCGTTCCCTCGACTTCACCCGGCTCGCCCAGATGGACCGCCTGGTGCGGAAGATCCGACGGCTGTCCATCACCCCCGCCACCGCCCACGGCATCGTCGACGACATCACCGAGGCACCCCACCCCTATCCGCGGTGGGTGGCGACACTCGCCTGGGGGTTGATGGCACTGGGCGTCGGCATCTTCCTCGGCGGCACCTGGGTCGTCTGGCTCACCGCGTTCGCCACGTCGGTCGTCATCATCGAGGTGAACCGACGGCTCAACCGCATCGGTACCCCGCCGTTCTTCCAACAGATGGCCGGCGGATTCCTCGCCGTCCTTCCCGCGGCATTGCTCAACCCGGTGCTGGAGAGCAGCGGCCTGGGTTTTCGGCCGACGCAGATCATCGCGGCGGGCATCATCGTCCTGCTGTCGGGCCTGACCCTGGTCGGCGCGGTACAGGACGCCATCACCGGCGCACCCATCACGGGCACCGCCCGATTCACCGAGGTTGTGGTGATGACCGGCGGCATCATGATCGGGGTCGCCCTCTCGATCCGCTTCGTCGGCCTATTCGACGTCCACCTCCCTGCCCTCACCGCCGTGCCACCGTTCGGGGCCGCCGACGTGCCCGCCCGCGTCGTGGGCGGTGCCATCGCCGCCTTCGCCTTCGCGCTGGCCAGCTACGCCGAGCGCCGGGCACTGCCGGCCGCCTTCGTCGCCGGCGCGATCGGCTCCGGCGTCACGGCCGCACTGATGCTGACCAACCTCGGACCGGTGTTCGGATATGCCGCCGCCGCGACGATCGTCGGCCTCGTCGGCGGTATCGCCGCCCGCCGATCGCTCACTCCGCCGCTGGTCATCGCCGTCGCCGGCATCACGCCGCTGCTGCCCGGCCAGGCGATCTACCGCGGCATGTACGGCCTGATGACCGGCACCGGCGGCACCTCCGCCATGGTCACGGCCTTCATCATCGGGGTCGGGCTGGCCGCCGGAGTAACACTGGGCGAGTTCATCGCCCGCATCCTGCGCCGACCGCGCCTGCCCAACGTCTTCACCGCCTACCGCCGCACCCGTTGA
- a CDS encoding excalibur calcium-binding domain-containing protein gives MPATTATLIARTFAALAVGAAGMVPLTVAASVHASPLPGATQATYYENCTEARKAGVTPIQKGEDGYASHLDRDGDGIACE, from the coding sequence ATGCCCGCAACGACCGCCACCCTCATCGCCAGAACCTTCGCGGCCCTCGCCGTCGGCGCGGCCGGAATGGTCCCGCTCACCGTCGCCGCATCGGTGCACGCCTCCCCTCTGCCCGGCGCGACGCAGGCCACGTACTACGAGAACTGCACCGAGGCGCGCAAGGCCGGCGTCACCCCGATCCAGAAGGGTGAGGACGGCTACGCCTCGCACCTCGACCGCGACGGAGACGGTATCGCCTGCGAATGA
- a CDS encoding GNAT family N-acetyltransferase — protein sequence MLSLRRATVDDAEAIADVHVHSWRSGYHGLLPQTFLDGLSVEQRARRWHEIIGAEDSSTVQLVAERDGDIVGFTAFGASREDAADGELWALYVHPDAWSAGVGSALLTGAEQCLADDGFRDAYLWVLDGNDRANRFYRRHGWRADGRTRVERRPDVTLPEHRRHKPLGGHDSPR from the coding sequence ATGCTCTCGCTGCGCCGCGCCACGGTCGACGACGCCGAGGCGATAGCCGACGTCCACGTCCACTCCTGGCGATCGGGCTATCACGGCCTGCTCCCCCAGACCTTCCTCGACGGGTTGTCCGTCGAGCAGCGCGCCCGGCGCTGGCACGAGATCATCGGCGCGGAGGACTCTTCCACCGTCCAACTCGTCGCGGAGCGCGACGGCGACATCGTCGGATTCACGGCATTCGGCGCCAGTCGCGAGGACGCCGCCGACGGCGAGCTGTGGGCGCTCTACGTCCATCCCGACGCGTGGTCGGCGGGCGTCGGATCAGCGTTGCTCACCGGTGCCGAACAATGCCTCGCCGACGACGGATTCCGCGACGCCTACCTCTGGGTCCTCGACGGCAACGACCGCGCCAATCGGTTCTATCGGCGCCACGGTTGGCGGGCCGACGGCCGGACCCGCGTCGAGCGGCGCCCGGACGTGACGTTGCCCGAACACCGTCGGCACAAACCATTGGGCGGCCACGACTCACCGCGCTAA
- a CDS encoding FBP domain-containing protein encodes MQPLSQTTIRSAFRGATRSEVARVTYPDLADVDFARLEFLGWRDPKIPRRAYLVVDHDDGPVALLLTRAESKPRGRAMCSWCSDVNLSDDAVLYTVRRAGAAGRRGCTLGVLICEKFGCSRNARQLPPAYHRGTDLEQIRDQRVAELRRRIRAFVDEVLTDVG; translated from the coding sequence ATGCAACCCCTTTCCCAGACAACCATCCGTTCGGCCTTCCGCGGCGCCACGCGCAGCGAGGTCGCCCGAGTCACCTACCCCGACCTGGCCGACGTCGACTTCGCACGGCTCGAGTTCCTCGGCTGGCGCGACCCCAAGATCCCGCGTCGGGCCTACCTCGTCGTCGACCACGACGACGGGCCGGTGGCACTGTTGCTCACCCGGGCCGAGTCGAAACCGCGGGGGCGCGCGATGTGCTCCTGGTGCTCGGATGTGAACCTGTCCGACGACGCCGTGCTCTACACGGTTCGACGGGCGGGCGCCGCCGGTCGGCGCGGCTGCACTCTCGGGGTCCTGATCTGCGAGAAATTCGGTTGTTCGCGCAATGCGCGGCAGCTGCCCCCGGCCTATCACCGCGGCACCGATCTCGAGCAGATCCGCGACCAGCGCGTGGCCGAATTGCGACGTCGGATCCGCGCCTTCGTCGACGAGGTCCTGACCGACGTCGGCTGA
- a CDS encoding patatin family protein has translation MTETSSATTSLFDVLAERLTRRRRGEDHRDDGRRVVLVIEGGGMRGTVSGGMAREIHELGLTPLFDAVYGASAGAINAAWLLSSRPEGIEGWRDPRFAQALIDPRNVLRRRPIIDVERLIEDVYVNDWVLPFESVLTGSVAIHPLATDVATGQSVDLAPMIDDAADLRLAIRASAALPLVAGPPIRIAGRRFYDAGLAESVPYRRALADGATHALVLRSRRILDTADPSEPSRGNRLFAATVLQFTSPALRAAYLDRDRRLQEDDDTLAGYDAEPEATVVSIRPADDSPRVSRLESRGEVLEPAFEAGREAVRRRLAHIGSATGIR, from the coding sequence GTGACCGAGACCTCAAGTGCCACAACGAGTCTGTTCGACGTATTGGCCGAACGGCTCACCCGCCGTCGTCGGGGCGAGGACCACCGCGACGACGGTCGGCGGGTCGTCCTCGTCATCGAGGGCGGCGGGATGCGCGGAACCGTGTCCGGCGGTATGGCCCGCGAGATCCACGAGCTGGGCCTGACACCGCTTTTCGACGCGGTGTACGGCGCCTCGGCGGGCGCGATCAACGCCGCGTGGCTCCTCAGCTCGCGCCCGGAGGGCATCGAGGGATGGCGCGACCCACGGTTCGCGCAGGCGCTCATCGACCCGCGCAACGTGCTGCGCCGACGTCCAATCATCGACGTGGAGCGGCTCATCGAGGACGTCTACGTCAACGACTGGGTACTCCCCTTCGAATCGGTGTTGACCGGCAGCGTCGCGATCCACCCGTTGGCCACCGACGTGGCGACCGGCCAGTCGGTCGACCTCGCCCCGATGATCGACGACGCGGCGGACCTGCGCCTCGCGATCAGGGCGAGTGCGGCGCTGCCCCTCGTCGCGGGTCCACCGATCCGGATCGCCGGACGCCGCTTCTACGACGCCGGGTTGGCCGAATCGGTTCCGTATCGCCGAGCGCTCGCCGACGGCGCGACGCACGCGTTGGTGCTGCGGTCACGGCGCATCCTCGATACGGCCGATCCCTCGGAACCGAGCCGGGGCAACCGGCTGTTCGCCGCGACCGTGCTGCAGTTCACCTCCCCGGCGCTGCGCGCGGCCTACCTCGATCGCGACCGGCGGCTGCAGGAGGACGACGACACGTTGGCCGGCTACGACGCCGAGCCCGAGGCGACCGTCGTCTCGATCCGACCCGCCGACGACAGTCCCCGCGTCAGTCGACTCGAGTCGCGCGGCGAGGTGCTCGAACCGGCCTTCGAGGCGGGACGAGAAGCCGTCCGTCGCCGACTCGCGCACATCGGGTCGGCCACCGGTATACGTTGA